One part of the Sulfolobus tengchongensis genome encodes these proteins:
- the tnpA gene encoding IS200/IS605 family transposase, which yields MKYKSTRHVKYLCNYHFVWIPKYRKALLEPITEELKQTLINIAQELGCDVLAIEIMPDHIHLFVNCPPRYAPSYLANYFKGKSARQILKKHPELKIKDGLWTRNYFVATAGNVSSETIKKYIERQKAKEDEEK from the coding sequence GTGAAATACAAATCAACCAGGCATGTAAAATACCTATGCAATTACCATTTCGTATGGATACCAAAATACCGTAAAGCTCTACTAGAGCCCATAACAGAGGAACTAAAACAAACACTCATAAACATTGCTCAAGAACTAGGATGCGACGTTCTAGCCATCGAAATCATGCCAGACCACATACACCTTTTCGTGAATTGCCCACCACGATATGCCCCCTCTTATTTAGCAAACTACTTCAAGGGTAAGTCCGCTAGACAAATTCTTAAAAAACACCCAGAACTCAAGATAAAAGACGGTCTGTGGACTAGAAACTACTTCGTTGCAACAGCTGGGAATGTAAGTAGTGAGACGATTAAAAAGTACATTGAAAGACAAAAGGCGAAAGAAGATGAAGAGAAGTAA